The sequence below is a genomic window from bacterium.
CGAGGTGGCGCGCATCCGCAAGGAGTGCGGCCGCCGCTTCCTCATCGTCACCCCCGGCATCCGCCCGCCGAAGGGGTCGATGGACGACCAGAAGCGGGTGCTGACGCCGGAGGAGGCGATCCGCGCCGGCGCCAATTACCTGGTCGTCGGCAGCCCGATCCGCGACGCGGCCGATCCCGCGGCCGCCGCGCGCAGCATCGTCGCCGCCATGGAGCGCGGCGCCGGCCTTCCCGGCAGCGTCCGCGCGTGACGCGAGCGGGAGGACCCGGCGGGCGAGCGCGGGCTCACCGCTCGGGCGCGACCTGGAAGCGATCGAGGTAGGCCGCGTACAGACGCGCCACCGCGTCGGCGGTGAAGCCGAAGTCGGCGAGCGCGTAGCGATGGGCGCCGTGCTTTCCCCGCGGCTTGGCGGCGAGGTGCGCCGCCATGCGCTGGCGGGTGTCGGCGGCGAGCGCCAGGCCGAGCCGCGCGTACAGCGCCGCCAGGGTGTCGAGCGGTCGCGCCATGAGGTCGGCATAGGCGACGTCGACGAACTGCGCGTCGGGTAGGCGACCGTCGGCGCGCATGGCGATCATGCGCTCGAGCAGGCCGGCGACGCCGGCGGCCGTCGCGGCGGCGATGGCGGCGACGTCGACGCGGTCGCTGCGCATCGCCCGCAGCGTCGCCAGCAGGCTGATCGTCGACGGCAGCGTCTGGCGAGGGTCGCGATGGGTGAGGACGATCCGGGCGTCGGGATAGACCGCGAACAGCGCCGCCAGCGTGCCGAGATGGCTCGGCGCCTTCAGCACCCAACGCGCCCGGCGATGGCGCGCCTGCAGGCACTGCAGGATGGCGCGGTGGATGCGGTAGGCGGGACCGATGTCGTGCGTCGCCATCCAGCGGCTGTAGGACGGCACGTCGAGCGCGCCGGAGAAGTGGTTCGACTGGAACGCGTGCGCCATCAGGAAGATGCACTCCTGCGGATGGACGGCCGCGTTCTCGTGCATGGCGACATAGGCGGGCGCCAGGTCGTGCCACCACGTCACCTCGGCGTCGGCGACGGCGATGCGCGGGTCCGTGGCGGCGGTCGCCGCCGTCGGCGGCGGGGTGGAGAACATCACTTCCCAGGTTGCCGGCGTGCGGTGGTCGGGGTCGCAGGCGAGCAGCTCGTGCAGGATCGAGGTGCCCGAGCGGGCCGTTCCGACGATGACGATCGGCGCCGTCACCGGCGCCGCCGCGGCGGTCGGGTCGGTGCGCTGCCAGGCGACCAGGCGCAGGCGGTTCTGCAGCAGGCGCAGCACCTCGGCGCGGGTGAGCAGCCGTCCCGCGACGGTCAGCGCGGCCTCGCGGTCGGCCGCCTCGAGCAGCACGCGCAACGGCGTGCGGAACTCATCGGGCCCGAAGTCGTCGAGGCCGGTGGCGGCGATCGCCTCGGCGATCAACTCGTCGGTGTCGAGTCGGATCAGGCGTTGCGCGCCGCCGACGCCGGCCGCCAGCGCGTTCATCCGTGCCAGCCATTGGGGCGGCGGGGGCGGCGACCAGCTCATCGGCGGAAGCGGCGGGTGAGCGCCGCGCGGCGGCGGCGGATCTGCTCGACGCGGGCGCGGGCGTCGAGGCGTGGGTGCGCGGCGGGCAGGTGGGTGGCGACGGCGGCGAGGGGGAGGCGCGCGGCGACGGGGACGGGCGCCGTCTCGGTCCACACCCAGCGGTACGAGACGAGGCCGAAAGGCCGGCCCTCCGTGTCCAGCCAGTTCGGCGAGCCGGGGTCGTGCGCCGCGAGCACGAAGCGCACGTCCCCGTCCTCGTCGACGTGCGCGGTGTGGCCGGTGAAGCTGTTGCTGCGGTTGGCGATGTCGAGGGATTCGAACCAGTGCGGGCTGTAGAGCTGGATCGACCAGTAGCGGGCGCGCGGCGGCGTGCAGCGGATGACCAGCGCCTCGTCGTCGGCCAGGTGCCACGCGCCGGCGCCATAGAGGATGTCGGCGGCGCCGCCCGGGACCCGCCGCGGCGCGCCCATGACATTGGGCTCGAGCTCGCGCAGCCGCGCCGCCAGGTAGGCGTTCCAGTGGACCACCGTCCGCTCGACCCAGGTGGCGGCGCGCTCCAGCGCCGCGGCGATGGCCTCGGGGGAGAGCGCCGGTGGCGCCTCGCCCTCGTGGCCGACCCGTTCGATGTGGAAGGGCACGGAGACGTCGGCCTCCCAGTCGCTGACGTACTGTCGGATCAGCACGTGCTCGACGCCGGGCACCAGCGGGATCCAGTTGCCCGGCCGCGGCGTGGGCGACAGGGCGATCTCGAGGTACCCGTCGGCGTCGACCGTTAGTGCCTCCAGGCTGCGTTCGGCGAACACCCGTGTCGCGCCCATCTGCAGGTCGCCCTCGGCGGTCGAGACGATGAGCGCGCGCACGCCGCGCACGTTCGCCCAGACGCGGTAGCTCTCGCCGGGATCGACGCGGGCGCGCAGGTAGGTGTTGTCGGCGTTCGGCCCGCCCCACTTCAGGACGTCGTCGTCGAAGCGCAGGAAGGCGGGATGATGCGGATCGCCGAAGTCGACGAACCACTGCAGCGCGAACGCCGTCAGACGGGCGAGGTGGCGGTGGCCCTCCGCCCGGCCGCGCGCATCGGCGGGAAAGTCGTCAGCGGCGATTCGCGCCGCCAGCGCGCCGAGTCGGCGGCTGAACCGCGCCCAGGGATCCTCGGTCACCCGCGCTGCCTACGACGCTCCCGCGCCGGTTCGCAAACGGCGGCCGCGCGCCGCCCTGGTGCCGCCATGATCCTGCTGCGCCGGGCGCGCTGGTCACGGCGTCGCCGTTGGGCGGAGGAATCGTTGGACGTGGCGCAGGTACTGCGGGACGTCACGCACGGCGGCCCGCAGGCCTTCGTAGACCAGGGTCGGATCGATTTCATCGTACTCGTGCACGAGCCGATTGCGCAGTCCGGCGCTGGCGGCGATCTGCTTGGCGAATGGTGCGGGCAGCACGCCGATCTTCGCGAGCTGGGTGAACGAATCGAAATAGTCGCGCGGCGGCGGCAGGCCGGATTCGGTGACGAGGTGGTAGTTGATGTCGATCATCCGACCGACGATGCGTTCGAGGTAGCGTTCGGCCAGCACCTCATCGGTCGCGCTGGCGAGATAGTCGCTGATCGCCCGTGCCGCGAGCGCCGCCAGCGGCTCGAGATCAGCGGCAATCAGCACCATCTTTCGCGTCACCAGCTCGGCATCGGTCATGGCGCGCCCGCCAACACCCGCTCCACGTAGCGGCGCTCCATTGCCAGGTAGCGGCGGTGATCCTGATACCGCTTGAAGGCGTAGATGCGCAGGCGTTGCAACGCCTGCGGGGAGCCATACAACAGGTGGCACGCCTCGGTGATCTGCTTGAGAAACAGTGGGTCGGCCCGGTTGATGAAGGCGAGATCGACGTCGCGATCCGGAAACAGCTCCTGCAGGTCCGCGAGGAGTGCCGCGTGCCCGTGCAGCGTGTCCGGTAGGCGCTCGACCAGCGCCGCCAGGTCGACGTCGCTGCGGGCGTGCACCCGCCCGGTGACAGACGAGCCGAAGCGGAGCAGAAGCACGATGCCGTGCTTGCGCGCTACCCGTGCGAGAGCTTCAGCGCTCGGGTCCATGGCCGCCGTATCCTAGCCCGCATCGCCCGCCAGGTCACGCTGCCGCCCGAGACCCGGTGAGAAGCGCGGGGCGCGCCAGTGCCCGGTGTGGGCGCGGCGCGCGTCAGGCGCTCAGCGATCTGACCGCCTCGGTGGCGAGGCGGAGCAGCCAGCCGGGGAAGATGCCGAGGGCGATGGTCATGACGCTGGTCACCAGCAGGGTAGCGGTCAGGTAGGGGCGCTGGGCGACGCCCTGCACCTCGCGGCCGCCTTCGCCCATGTACATCTGCACCAGCACCGCCATGTAGTAGTAGATCGACACGACGCTGTTCAGCGCCGCGATCACCACCAGCCAGACGTAGCCCCGTTCGATGGCGGCGCTGAAGAGAAAGAACTTGCTGGTGAAGCCGGCGAAGAGCGGGATGCCGCCGAGCGACAGCATGAAGACGGTCATGCAGAAGCCGAGGAACGGGTAGCGGAAGCCGAGCCCGGCGTAGTCGCCGATCTCCTCGTTGGGTTCGCCGCGGCGCCCGACGGCGATGACGACGGCGAAGGCGCCGAGGGTCATCATCGCGTAGCCCATCAGCGCGAACAGCACGGCGCCGACCCCCTGGGTGTCGGCGGCGGTCAGGCCGACCAGCAGGTAGCCGGCGTGGGCGATGCTGGAGTAGGCGAGCATCCGCTTGACGTTGCGCTGGGCGATCGCCGCCAGGTTGCCGATGGTCATGCTCAGCACCGCCAGCAGCCAGACGACGGCGGCCCAGTCCACCGACAGCGGGCCGAGGGCGTGCAGGAAGACGCGGGCCAGGCCGGCGAAGGCGGCGGCCTTGACGCCGACGGCCATCAGGGCGGTGACCGAGGTCGGGGCGCCCTCGTAGACGTCGGGCGCCCAGGAGTGGAAGGGGACGGCCGCGACCTTGAACCCGAAGCCGATCAGCAGCAGCGCCACCGCGGCGAGGGCCAGCGGCCGCTGCTCCGCCGACAGATGCAGGAGCTGCGAGGCGATGGGATCGAGCAGCACGGTGCCGAAGGCGCCGTACGCCATGGCGATGCCGAAGAGCAGGAAGCCGGAGGCGAAGGCGCCGAGCAGGAAGTACTTGAGCGCCGCTTCCGACGAGCGCAGCTCGGGACGCCAGATGCCGGCCAGCACGTAGACCGAGATCGACATGAGCTCGAGGCCGAGGAAGAGAATGATCAGGTCGTTGGCCTGCGCCATGACGACCATCCCGAGCACGGCGAGCAGGAACTGGACGTAGTACTCGCCGCTCTCGACGCGGATCGAGCCGAGGTAGTCCATCGACATCAGCAGGGTGAGGATGCCGATGACGCAGAGCACGACGGTGAAGAAGACCGCGAAGCGATCGAGCACGAAGCTGCCACCGAAGCCGGTGGCGTTCGACGACCAGAGCAGGGCGGCGGCGATGCCGGCGATGCCGAGGCCGATCATGCCGAGCCAGCCGAGGCCCTCGCGGTCGGGTCCCTCCATGAAGAGGTCGGCGACCAGCACCACCATCGCCGTCACGGCGATGACCAGTCCGGGGATGAGCGGCAGCCAGGAGACGTCCATCGTCGGCATCATCGGTCTCACCAGCGCAGCAGGCGCAGATCGTCGGCGTCGACCGTCTGGCGGTGTCGGAAGACGGCGATGATGATCGCCAGGCCGACCGCCGCTTCCGCGGCGGCGACCGTCATGACGAAGAAGACGATCACCTGCCCGTCGACGGCGAGCTGCTGACGGGCGAAGGCGACGAACGCCAGATTGGCGGCGTTCAGCATCAGCTCGATGCACATGAAGATGACGATGGCATTGCGGCGCAGCAGGACGCCGATGGCGCCGATGCTGAACAGCACGACGCTGAGGGCGATGTAGTAGCTGATCGGGGCGGCGGCGGTCATGCGATCTTCTTGCGGGCCAGGACCACCGCGCCGATCACCGCGGCCAGCATCAGCAGGCCGGTGATCTCGAACGGCAGCACGTAGGTGGTGAAGAGGCTGACGCCGACCGAGTCGATCGAGCCGTAGCCGGGCGCCAGCGGTGCCGCCATGCCGGGCCCCGGCACCAGCGCCCCGCCCTTGCGCAGCACGTAGAGCAGACCGAGGGCGAACAGCGAGGCGGAGAGCACGGTGGCGGTCTGCCAGCCGAGGCGGCGGCGTTGCGGCTCGTCGTCGCTCAGGTTGAGCAGCATGATGACGAACAGGAACACCACCATGATCGCGCCGGCGTAGACGATCACCTGCAGCGCGGCGACGAACGACGCGTCGAGGAAGATGAAGAACACCGCCAGCAGGAACAACGTCGCCACCAGGCACATGGCGCTGCGCACCGGGTGGCGGTTCAGCACCACGCCGAGCCCGGCGACGCAGACGAGGAAGGCGAGCGGGAAGAACAACCAGACGGGCATCAGTGCGATCCGGCGGCGAGCACGACCAGCGCGGTGACGATGGCGTTGAGGAAGCCGAGCGGCATGAGGCCGATCCAGCCCAGGCGCATGAGCTGGTCGTAGCGGAAGCGTGGCAGGGTCCAGCGCAGCATGATCTGGAACCAGCAGAGCAGCAGCGACTTGACGGTGTACGAGAGAATGCCGAGCAGCGTGACGACGAGCGACGGCAGCGCGACGATGGTCTCACCGAAGTGGAAGCCGTCGCGCTCGAGGAACGGCACCTGCCAGCCGCCGAAGAACAGCACCGTGCCCAGCGAGGCGACGATCACCACCTCGATGAAGTCGGTCATGAAGAACATCAGGTGCTTCATGCCCGAGTATTCGGTGAAGTAGCCGCTGATCAGCTCCGACTCGCTCTCCGGCAGGTCGAACGGGACGCGCTTGCTCTCGGCGATGCCGGCGCAGAGGAAGATGAGGAAGGCGAGCGGTTGGTAGAAGATGCCCCAGTTGGGCAGCACGCCGAAGATGGTCCCGCCCTGGGCGCGGCACATGGCCTGCAGGTCGACGGTGCCGTAGGTCATGATCATCGCCACCAGCGCCAGGCCCATGGCGAGCTCGTAGGAGATCATCTGGGCCGAGCCGCGGATGCCGCCGAGCAGCGACCAGCGGTTGTTCGAGGCCCAGCCGCCGAGCACGACGCCGTAGACGCCGAGCGACACCATGGCGAGGACGTAGAGGATGCCGATGTCGAGCGGCGCGACCTGCAGGTTGATCTCGCGCTCGCCGATGTACAGGACGTCGCCGAAGGGGATGACCGCGAAGGTGACCAGCGCCGGAAACACCGCCAGGCAGGGCGCCAGGGTGTGCAGCAGGCGGTCGGCGCCGCGCGGGATCACGTCCTCTTTGGTGAGGAACTTCAGCGGATCCGCCATCAGCGTGTTGATCAGGCCGGCGCCGGCGAAGCGAATGCCGAACGGCAGCGGAATGGCGGCGCGGTTGGCGCCGATGCGGTCGTGGATCAGGGCGCTGCCCTTGCGCTCCACCCAGCCGAGCAGGCCGGCGAGCTGCAGCGCGTTCAGGGTGACGACGAGCGCCAGGATCCCCGAGATGCCGATGTTGATGAGCAGCGCGTCCATGTGGTGCGAATCCCCCCTGCCAGCGTTCCGATGGCGCTAGTCGCGCGCCAGGCGGTCGACCAGCGCCAGCGTGCTCTCCGGGGTCAGGTTCTCCCAGTAGTCGTCGTCGACCTGCATCATCGGCGCCGTGCCGCAGGAGCCGAGGCACTCGACCTCGCTCAGGGTGAACCGGCCGTCGGCGGTGGTTTCGCCCAACGCGATGCCCAGCCGCTCGCGCAGGCAGTCGACGATGACGTCGGCGCCGCGCAGCGCGCAGGACAGGTTGGTGCACACCTGGACGTGGTGCTTTCCGACCGGCCGCTTGTAGTACATCGTGTAGAACGACGCGACCGAGGCGACGAACGCCGGCGGCAGCTCGAGCAGGCGGGCGACGTAGGCGAGCGTCTCGGTGCTCAGCCAGCCGAACTCCTGCTGCGCCAGCCAGAGCGTCGGCATGATCGCCGCGCGCTTGACCGGATAGCGCGTCAGGTACTGCTCGAACTTCGCTTTCGCGGCGGGGGAGAACTCGACGGACGACATGAGCGGGAACTGGGGCCTTTCAACACCGAGACGCGAAGCTGGGGAGGGGGAAAGTCCAGAGATCCGTTCTCTGCGAACCTCCGCGTCTCCGCGTCCTCGCGTTGAGCCTGTGTCTGGTCAGCGGTCGCACTCGCCGCCGATCATGTTGACCATGCCGAAGGTGGTGATGATGTCGGCGACCATGTGGCCCTTCAGCATCGCGCCCAGGGCGCCCATGCTGTAGAAGCACGGCGGGCGGACGCGGCAGCGGTACGGACGACCGCTGCCGTCGCTGACGATGTAGAAGCCGAGCTCGCCGTTGCCGCCCTCGACCGCCTGGTAGACCTCGCCCGCCGGCACCTTGGCGCCCTCCATGATGAGCTTGAAGTGGTGCATCAGCCCCTCGATGGAGGTGTAGACCCGGTGCTTCTCCGGCAGCACGTAGCGCGGATCGTCGATGCGGATCGGCCCGTCCGGCAACTCGCGCAGACCCTGCTCGACGATGCGCATGCTCTGCTCGATCTCGTTCACGCGCACCAGGAAGCGGTCGTAGTTGTCGCCCGTCGCGCCGAGCGGGATCTCGAAGTCGAAGCGCTCGTAACCGGAGTAGGGCTGCGCCTTGCGCACGTCGTAGGCGACGCCGGCGGCGCGCAGCAGCGGACCGGTGACGCCGTAGCTGATCGCCTCCTCGGCCGAGATGATGCCGACGCCCGACATGCGATCGTAGAAGATGCGGTTGCGGGTCAGCAGCTTGTCGCAGTCGTCGAGCACGCCGCGCAGGTTCGTGAAGGCGGCGGCGACGCGCTCCCTGATGTCGAACGGCAGGTCGCGGGTCACGCCGCCGATGCGGGTGTAGGAGATCGTCAGCCGCGCCCCGGTCACCGCCTCGACGATGTCCCACAGGAACTCGCGCGATTCGTTGGTGAGGAAGCCGACGGTCTGCGCCCCCGCCTCCGCGGCGCCCATGCCGAGGCAGGTCAGGTGATCGCAGATGCGCGAGATCTCGCTCATGATGACGCGGATCACCTGGCAGCGCGGCGGCACCTCGATGCCGCACAGGCGCTCGACGCCGAGGATGAAGCCGACGTTGTTGATCAGCGGCGAGACGTAGTTGAGCCGGTCGGTGTAGGGGATCGCCTGCGTCCAGGTCCCCTGCTCGATCATCTTCTCGAAGCCGCGGTGCAGGTAGCCGACCTCGGTGTCGCAGGCGAGGATCACCTCGCCGTCGAGCTTGAGATTGAACTTGATCGTGCCATGGGTCGCCGGATGGGCCGGGCCCATCTGGATGTCCATGATCTCTTCCGACGGGTCGACCTCGATCGAGAAGCGCTGCTCGACGGCGGCCATCAGAACTTCCACCCCGTTTCGATGGGATCGCGTTCGGGCACCAGCGGCTGGCGTTTGTTCACCGGGTAGTCGCGGCGCAGGGGATGGCCGACGAACTCCTCGTACATCAGGATGCGGCGCGGATCCGGGTGGCCGACGAAGCGGATGCCCATCATGTCCCAGCACTCGCGCTCGGCCCAGTTGGCCAGCTTCCACAACGGCGTCAGCGAGTGCACCCAGGCGTCGGTCTCGACGACCCGGATCTTCACCCGCAGGCGGTGGTTCTGCGGCAGCGAGTAGAGGTGGTAGACGACCGCGAAGCGCGGCGACTGGCCGAGGTAGTCGACCGCGGTGACGTCCATCAGGAAGTTGAACGCGAATTCCGGCCGGTCGCGCAGGGCGCCGAATATCTCCAGGGCGTCGTCGCGGTGGATCTCGAGCGTCGCCTCGCCGTGCGCCGCGTCGGCGGCGCGGACGCGCTCGCCGAACGTCTGGCGCAGGCTGGCCACCATCTCGTCGGCGTTCATTCCCACTGCAGCGCCCCCTTGCGCCACTCGTAGAGCAGGCCGATGACCGCCACGAAGAGGAAGATGGCCATCGCCGCGAAACCGCCCCAGCCGAGCTGCCGGAAGACGACCGCGTATGGGTACATGAACACCACTTCGACGTCGAAGACGATGAACAGGATGGCGGTCAGGTAGAACTTGACCGAGAACCGACCCCAGGCCGAGCCGCTGGGCTCGTTGCCGCACTCGAACGCCTCGAGCTTGGTGGCGGTCTTGTTGCGCGGGCTGAGAAAGCGATTCACGTTCACCATGACGGTGACGACGATCAGCGCCAGCGCGAAGGTGATGAGCACCGGGATGTACTGAGCGAGCATGGGGCGACGAGTCGGTTAGGGCAGAAAAGCGACCATCGTGCAGTTATGAAATGCCCTGGAAGGAGTCAACCTATGCCGACGGGCGGCACCCCGGCGGCGCCAGGGCGTGGACGCGCCAATGGTGGCTACGCTTCGACCTCGAAGCCCATCTCGCTGACCATCGACTGGGCGTCGCGGTAGGCCTGGCCCGGGGTGGTCAGGTAGCCGTCGA
It includes:
- a CDS encoding NADH-quinone oxidoreductase subunit N is translated as MRPMMPTMDVSWLPLIPGLVIAVTAMVVLVADLFMEGPDREGLGWLGMIGLGIAGIAAALLWSSNATGFGGSFVLDRFAVFFTVVLCVIGILTLLMSMDYLGSIRVESGEYYVQFLLAVLGMVVMAQANDLIILFLGLELMSISVYVLAGIWRPELRSSEAALKYFLLGAFASGFLLFGIAMAYGAFGTVLLDPIASQLLHLSAEQRPLALAAVALLLIGFGFKVAAVPFHSWAPDVYEGAPTSVTALMAVGVKAAAFAGLARVFLHALGPLSVDWAAVVWLLAVLSMTIGNLAAIAQRNVKRMLAYSSIAHAGYLLVGLTAADTQGVGAVLFALMGYAMMTLGAFAVVIAVGRRGEPNEEIGDYAGLGFRYPFLGFCMTVFMLSLGGIPLFAGFTSKFFLFSAAIERGYVWLVVIAALNSVVSIYYYMAVLVQMYMGEGGREVQGVAQRPYLTATLLVTSVMTIALGIFPGWLLRLATEAVRSLSA
- a CDS encoding NADH-quinone oxidoreductase subunit H; translated protein: MDALLINIGISGILALVVTLNALQLAGLLGWVERKGSALIHDRIGANRAAIPLPFGIRFAGAGLINTLMADPLKFLTKEDVIPRGADRLLHTLAPCLAVFPALVTFAVIPFGDVLYIGEREINLQVAPLDIGILYVLAMVSLGVYGVVLGGWASNNRWSLLGGIRGSAQMISYELAMGLALVAMIMTYGTVDLQAMCRAQGGTIFGVLPNWGIFYQPLAFLIFLCAGIAESKRVPFDLPESESELISGYFTEYSGMKHLMFFMTDFIEVVIVASLGTVLFFGGWQVPFLERDGFHFGETIVALPSLVVTLLGILSYTVKSLLLCWFQIMLRWTLPRFRYDQLMRLGWIGLMPLGFLNAIVTALVVLAAGSH
- a CDS encoding DUF86 domain-containing protein — encoded protein: MTDAELVTRKMVLIAADLEPLAALAARAISDYLASATDEVLAERYLERIVGRMIDINYHLVTESGLPPPRDYFDSFTQLAKIGVLPAPFAKQIAASAGLRNRLVHEYDEIDPTLVYEGLRAAVRDVPQYLRHVQRFLRPTATP
- a CDS encoding NADH-quinone oxidoreductase subunit A; translation: MLAQYIPVLITFALALIVVTVMVNVNRFLSPRNKTATKLEAFECGNEPSGSAWGRFSVKFYLTAILFIVFDVEVVFMYPYAVVFRQLGWGGFAAMAIFLFVAVIGLLYEWRKGALQWE
- a CDS encoding NADH-quinone oxidoreductase subunit J encodes the protein MPVWLFFPLAFLVCVAGLGVVLNRHPVRSAMCLVATLFLLAVFFIFLDASFVAALQVIVYAGAIMVVFLFVIMLLNLSDDEPQRRRLGWQTATVLSASLFALGLLYVLRKGGALVPGPGMAAPLAPGYGSIDSVGVSLFTTYVLPFEITGLLMLAAVIGAVVLARKKIA
- a CDS encoding sulfotransferase gives rise to the protein MNALAAGVGGAQRLIRLDTDELIAEAIAATGLDDFGPDEFRTPLRVLLEAADREAALTVAGRLLTRAEVLRLLQNRLRLVAWQRTDPTAAAAPVTAPIVIVGTARSGTSILHELLACDPDHRTPATWEVMFSTPPPTAATAATDPRIAVADAEVTWWHDLAPAYVAMHENAAVHPQECIFLMAHAFQSNHFSGALDVPSYSRWMATHDIGPAYRIHRAILQCLQARHRRARWVLKAPSHLGTLAALFAVYPDARIVLTHRDPRQTLPSTISLLATLRAMRSDRVDVAAIAAATAAGVAGLLERMIAMRADGRLPDAQFVDVAYADLMARPLDTLAALYARLGLALAADTRQRMAAHLAAKPRGKHGAHRYALADFGFTADAVARLYAAYLDRFQVAPER
- a CDS encoding NADH-quinone oxidoreductase subunit D; its protein translation is MAAVEQRFSIEVDPSEEIMDIQMGPAHPATHGTIKFNLKLDGEVILACDTEVGYLHRGFEKMIEQGTWTQAIPYTDRLNYVSPLINNVGFILGVERLCGIEVPPRCQVIRVIMSEISRICDHLTCLGMGAAEAGAQTVGFLTNESREFLWDIVEAVTGARLTISYTRIGGVTRDLPFDIRERVAAAFTNLRGVLDDCDKLLTRNRIFYDRMSGVGIISAEEAISYGVTGPLLRAAGVAYDVRKAQPYSGYERFDFEIPLGATGDNYDRFLVRVNEIEQSMRIVEQGLRELPDGPIRIDDPRYVLPEKHRVYTSIEGLMHHFKLIMEGAKVPAGEVYQAVEGGNGELGFYIVSDGSGRPYRCRVRPPCFYSMGALGAMLKGHMVADIITTFGMVNMIGGECDR
- the nuoK gene encoding NADH-quinone oxidoreductase subunit NuoK is translated as MTAAAPISYYIALSVVLFSIGAIGVLLRRNAIVIFMCIELMLNAANLAFVAFARQQLAVDGQVIVFFVMTVAAAEAAVGLAIIIAVFRHRQTVDADDLRLLRW
- a CDS encoding DUF1214 domain-containing protein; protein product: MTEDPWARFSRRLGALAARIAADDFPADARGRAEGHRHLARLTAFALQWFVDFGDPHHPAFLRFDDDVLKWGGPNADNTYLRARVDPGESYRVWANVRGVRALIVSTAEGDLQMGATRVFAERSLEALTVDADGYLEIALSPTPRPGNWIPLVPGVEHVLIRQYVSDWEADVSVPFHIERVGHEGEAPPALSPEAIAAALERAATWVERTVVHWNAYLAARLRELEPNVMGAPRRVPGGAADILYGAGAWHLADDEALVIRCTPPRARYWSIQLYSPHWFESLDIANRSNSFTGHTAHVDEDGDVRFVLAAHDPGSPNWLDTEGRPFGLVSYRWVWTETAPVPVAARLPLAAVATHLPAAHPRLDARARVEQIRRRRAALTRRFRR
- a CDS encoding NADH-quinone oxidoreductase subunit C — protein: MVASLRQTFGERVRAADAAHGEATLEIHRDDALEIFGALRDRPEFAFNFLMDVTAVDYLGQSPRFAVVYHLYSLPQNHRLRVKIRVVETDAWVHSLTPLWKLANWAERECWDMMGIRFVGHPDPRRILMYEEFVGHPLRRDYPVNKRQPLVPERDPIETGWKF
- the nuoE gene encoding NADH-quinone oxidoreductase subunit NuoE; this encodes MSSVEFSPAAKAKFEQYLTRYPVKRAAIMPTLWLAQQEFGWLSTETLAYVARLLELPPAFVASVASFYTMYYKRPVGKHHVQVCTNLSCALRGADVIVDCLRERLGIALGETTADGRFTLSEVECLGSCGTAPMMQVDDDYWENLTPESTLALVDRLARD